In Variovorax sp. OAS795, a single window of DNA contains:
- a CDS encoding copper oxidase: MTNRRNFLSGAGAITGALAATSVSKVAMAALPEPAIQTTPDTMPPLEPTVGRPYDPVVTLNGWTLPWRMNNGVKEFHLVAEPVVREMAPGFKANLWGYNGQSPGPTIEVVEGDRVRIFVTNKLPEHTSVHWHGQRLPNGMDGVSGLTQAPIKPGKTFVYEFVARRPGTFMYHPHADEMTQMAMGMMGFWVTHPKAAHPLIDKVDRDFVFLLNAYDVEPGSATPRIMTMLDFNLWSWNSRIFPGIDSLNVRLNDKVRIRIGNLTMTNHPMHLHGHEFVVTGTDGGPMPRSTRHPEVTTDVAVGQMRQLEFVADEEGDWAFHCHKSHHTMNAMGHDVPTLIGLDHKDMVRQITNLVPDYMVMGERGMADMGEMEMPIPDNTARMMSGEGPFGSVEMGGMFSVVKVRKHQKPGDYSNPGWFRHPKGTMAHELDGPPPEAARQREAGAATMPARNMPARNIEVQIRKPGSGHAGH, encoded by the coding sequence ACGCAATTTCCTCAGCGGCGCGGGTGCCATCACGGGCGCCCTGGCCGCCACGAGCGTGAGCAAGGTGGCGATGGCCGCATTGCCCGAGCCCGCCATCCAGACCACGCCCGACACCATGCCGCCGCTCGAGCCAACCGTCGGGCGGCCCTACGACCCGGTGGTCACGCTCAACGGCTGGACCCTGCCCTGGCGCATGAACAACGGCGTGAAGGAGTTCCACCTGGTCGCCGAGCCCGTGGTGCGCGAAATGGCCCCCGGCTTCAAGGCCAACCTATGGGGCTACAACGGCCAGTCGCCGGGCCCGACCATCGAAGTGGTGGAAGGCGACAGGGTGCGGATCTTCGTAACCAACAAGCTCCCCGAACACACCAGCGTGCACTGGCACGGCCAGCGCCTGCCCAACGGAATGGACGGCGTCTCCGGCCTCACGCAGGCGCCCATCAAGCCGGGCAAGACTTTCGTCTACGAGTTTGTCGCGCGCCGGCCCGGCACCTTCATGTACCACCCGCATGCCGACGAAATGACGCAGATGGCCATGGGCATGATGGGCTTCTGGGTCACGCATCCCAAGGCCGCGCATCCGCTGATCGACAAGGTCGATCGCGACTTCGTCTTTCTGCTCAACGCCTACGACGTGGAGCCCGGAAGCGCCACCCCCAGGATCATGACCATGCTGGACTTCAATCTCTGGTCGTGGAACAGCCGCATCTTCCCCGGCATCGATTCGCTCAACGTGAGGCTGAACGACAAGGTGCGCATCCGCATCGGCAACCTCACGATGACGAACCACCCGATGCATCTGCACGGGCATGAATTTGTCGTCACCGGCACCGACGGCGGGCCCATGCCCCGGAGCACGCGCCACCCCGAGGTGACCACCGACGTGGCGGTGGGCCAGATGCGCCAGCTGGAGTTCGTCGCCGACGAGGAGGGCGACTGGGCCTTTCATTGCCACAAGAGCCATCACACGATGAACGCAATGGGCCACGACGTGCCGACGCTGATCGGCCTGGACCACAAGGACATGGTCAGGCAGATCACGAACCTGGTGCCCGACTACATGGTGATGGGCGAGCGCGGCATGGCCGACATGGGCGAGATGGAGATGCCCATACCTGACAACACCGCGCGAATGATGAGCGGCGAAGGGCCGTTCGGCTCGGTCGAGATGGGCGGCATGTTCAGCGTGGTGAAAGTGCGCAAGCACCAGAAGCCCGGGGACTATTCGAACCCCGGCTGGTTCCGGCACCCGAAGGGCACCATGGCCCACGAGCTCGATGGGCCGCCGCCCGAGGCTGCGCGCCAGCGCGAGG